One Temnothorax longispinosus isolate EJ_2023e chromosome 8, Tlon_JGU_v1, whole genome shotgun sequence genomic region harbors:
- the LOC139818328 gene encoding uncharacterized protein, which produces MEQELLEQFTLLNSREDFAAWEQRCDEFIESLEEQSRIKRSRLSIDQSSIGLKQSLVACIARLEGLKDLVRQRFVHVGAGYSASETGLRWREIDPAFESRILTGAVINSKHIDPRQFLKNAREIVLDRVRNVMQRHDNVKINTVFNGEFDAGDKRANKSIATRNYEVFRESNLHEWYKRHVIEPTLAKLEEFQERDSGWALSRILNLMVNVNKYNPLHAGCIVEIPQEIKKKNAVINVRSIDNACFAWSVVAALYPVEEHTYRKSSYPHYTSVLDLTDIEFPMTLDQIKKFENHNNISINVYSIEKKNKKLNILPIRVTDRKMDRHVNLLYVHNDNVGHFAWIKNLSRLVSSQINRHHGRKYFCDR; this is translated from the coding sequence ATGGAGCAAGAGTTGTTGGAGCAATTCACCCTGTTAAATTCGAGGGAAGACTTTGCCGCGTGGGAGCAACGATGCGACGAGTTTATCGAATCGTTGGAAGAACAAAGCCGAATTAAACGGTCACGATTATCAATCGATCAGTCATCGATCGGTCTCAAACAGTCATTGGTCGCTTGTATCGCAAGACTCGAAGGTTTGAAAGACTTGGTACGTCAACGTTTCGTACATGTGGGTGCGGGATACAGTGCGAGTGAGACAGGACTCAGATGGCGCGAGATAGATCCGGCTTTTGAAAGCCGTATATTGACTGGTGCGGTGATAAATTCGAAACACATCGATCCTCgtcaatttctcaaaaatgcgAGAGAAATTGTACTCGATCGTGTGCGGAACGTCATGCAACGACatgacaatgtaaaaattaacacagtGTTTAATGGTGAATTTGATGCGGGTGACAaacgcgcgaataaaagtatCGCAACGAGAAACTATGAAGTCTTTCGTGAGTCTAATCTGCACGAGTGGTACAAGAGACACGTCATCGAGCCTACCTTAGCAAAGCTGGAGGAATTCCAGGAACGTGATAgcggatgggcgttgtcgcgtatactcaatTTAATGGTAAATGTGAACAAATACAATCCGTTGCACGCGGGGTGTATTGTGGAAATaccgcaagaaattaaaaagaagaacgcGGTGATAAACGTGCGATCAATAGACAATGCATGTTTCGCATGGTCAGTGGTGGCTGCTCTGTATCCAGTTGAGGAACACACATATCGGAAATCGTCGTATCCTCATTACACGTCGGTGCTAGATCTTACGGACATTGAGTTTCCAATGACGTtggatcaaattaaaaaatttgaaaatcacaACAACATCTCCATCAACGTGTACagcatcgagaaaaaaaacaagaaacttAATATCTTGCCAATACGGGTTACTGACCGAAAGATGGACAGACATGTAAATCTGCTGTACGTGCATAACGACAACGTGGGACATTTTGCGTGGATCAAGAACCTATCCCGCCTCGTGAGCTCGCAAATCAACCGACACCATGGtcggaaatacttttgcgatcggtaa
- the LOC139817895 gene encoding uncharacterized protein, whose translation MFLTKISHLTYMWIVVAVTMQQPCIGAIFARFAVLGMYKWSMRILEHSQEFDTVRVRRKQPPDTMNTHGANYYVPIQDETCEKQHNDFDKPRYTPRILGRRFALTSTAYKFLDVGINAGPMSSVDILIGDNRGNRIILLHATWVTLIEKRADIQRLVQSSAPSSLTFRDLELVKIRDADIVKLTSCGTSLYMKPSTVLFLFELEHCVENVYFQLCQNVHGVSKKFKQFVTILRQNCITDKCNAVTILRDVYDKNSIIDCELLVYALDTIVYNALHDK comes from the exons ATGTTCTTGACAAAGATATCACATTTAACGTATATGTGGATTGTGGTGGCGGTCACCATGCAGCAGCCGTGCATTGGCGctatttttgcaagatttgcAGTTTTGGGTATGTATAAATGGTCTATGAGGATTCTAGAGCACAGTCAAGAGTTCGATACGGTTCGAGTACGTCGCAAACAGCCTCCAGATACGATGAACACTCATGGTGCGAACTACTACGTTCCGATTCAGGACGAAACGTGCGAGAAACAGCACAATGA ttttgataAACCCCGCTACACGCCACGTATTTTGGGAAGGAGATTTGCCTTGACATCAACagcgtataaatttttggatgttgGAATCAACGCGGGACCTATGTCCTCTGTGGATATACTTATTGGCGATAACCGAGGCAATCGGATAATTCTGCTACATGCAACGTGGGTGACACTCATCGAAAAACGTGCAGATATACAGCGACTCGTGCAGTCATCGGCACCATCATCGCTAACTTTTCGAGATCTGGAGCTTGTTAAAATACGTGacgcagatattgtaaaattgacgtCGTGCGGCACCAGCTTGTACATGAAACCGTCAACTGTACTCTTCCTGTTCGAACTAGAACATTGCGTCgagaatgtgtattttcaactatgtcaaaatgttcacggcgtaagtaaaaaattcaaacagtttgtaacaattttacgtcaaaattgtatcactgataaatgtaacgcAGTTACAATCTTGCGTGacgtttatgataaaaattcgattattgattgcgaattattagTCTACGCTTTGGatactattgtgtataatgcgctacatgataaataa